Proteins encoded within one genomic window of Cellulomonas xiejunii:
- a CDS encoding BldC family transcriptional regulator: MSTTHSSEAEALLTPSEVATLFRVDPKTVTRWAKSGKLSSIRTLGGHRRYRESEVRELLNGVPQPRPNPQS, encoded by the coding sequence ATGTCCACCACGCACTCGTCAGAGGCCGAGGCTCTCCTGACGCCGTCCGAGGTCGCGACCCTCTTCCGGGTCGACCCCAAGACCGTGACGCGTTGGGCCAAGTCCGGCAAGCTCTCCTCGATCCGCACGCTCGGCGGGCACCGCCGGTACCGCGAGTCCGAGGTCCGCGAGCTCCTCAACGGCGTCCCGCAGCCGAGGCCGAACCCGCAGTCCTGA